Below is a genomic region from Medicago truncatula cultivar Jemalong A17 chromosome 3, MtrunA17r5.0-ANR, whole genome shotgun sequence.
tggtattttttacAATGACTCGATCcactttcttaatatgtgtgaatttttttttttcttacattcaaaaccggagggagtaaagtgtaatAAATTTGTGAAGGATTATCCATTGGGTAAGATGAAGAGGCAAGATGATTGGTTTGGTCCGGTCCGGTCGACCTAGCCAGCCAGTAGCCACACCACAGCCAATAAGAGTTGAAGCCGACATTTAGAAAAACAACCGTACGAGTCAGGAAAATAACGTAAGCAATGACAGAATCACTAAAATGCGTGAACACTCACACGTGCCATACACCACTCAGTTAATGCCACATGGTGTCTGCAgtcaaatgaaaattaaatagatACGACCTCCAACTTGGCCATCGCACGCACGCACGTGTCTTAATTCTTTCTAACACTCTCCTATAAAACATAACCATTTCATTGACTCTTTGTCTCATCACACAACTTCCAACTCAGAACATAGCAGAGCAAagaacatcatcaacaacaattatcTTCTTCAATAACATAGTCAACGTTTCAACCTTTCAGTCAAACTAGTATTAACACAAAGAACAAGAACACAAGAATGCAAGGTGAATTAGAATTACCACCTGGTTTCAGATTTCACCCTACTGATGAAGAATTGGTGAATCACTACTTGTGTCGCAAATGTGCTGGTCAATCTATTTCTGTTCCCGTTGTCAAAGAAGTTgatttgtataagtttgatccATGGCAGCTTCCAGGTACTTAATCTAGCTAGAACAATCCttagtcatatttttttattttacctcCCAATTGcaaatcaataattatttttttgtttatgtacGCAGAAATGGGTTACCATAGCGAGAAAGAATGGTATTTTTTCTCTCCAAGGGACAGAAAGTATCCGAACGGTTCGAGGCCAAATCGAGCTGCTGGAAGTGGTTATTGGAAAGCTACTGGAGCTGATAAACCAATTGGGAAATTGAAGCCGATGGGGATTAAAAAGGCGCTAGTATTCTATGCCGGTAAAGCCCCCAAAGGAGTTAAAACTAATTGGATTATGCACGAATATCGTCTTGCCAACGTTGATAGATCAGCCGGAAAGAAAAACAACTTGAGGGTATGTTTTGTGTCTGCCACAACATTTTTCAGTTACTTAAAtattaggttcattcatttaatgatgtatgtatgTGGTTTATCTGATTGTGGTTTGCTTTGCAATTTGCAGCTTGATGATTGGGTGTTGTGTAGAATTTACAACAAGAAAGGCAAGATTGAGAAATTCAATACTAGTAACACGCCAAAGGTTCAAAATTATTATGAACATGAAGAAGTAGAAGAACATGAGATGAAGCCAGAAATTCAAAAGTTGGGGAATTACCAACTGTACATGGACACTTCAGATTCAGTTCCAAAGCTGCACACGGACTCTAGCAGCTCCGGTGGGCACGTGGTTTCACCGGATGTCACGTGCGACAGAGAGGTGCAGAGTGAACCTAAGTGGAATGATCTTGGGATACAGCTGGATGACGCGTTTGATTTTCAGCTCAATTACTTGGAAAATGCTCTTTCATTTGATATTGATGACGACCCCTTTGGGACCAATCAGTACCAAATGAACCAGCTATCGCCGTTACAGGACATGTTCATGTACCCACAAAAGCCATTTTGATTCttctttttgaaagaaaacaatattttttggaaagGGATATTGGGGGGTTGCCgaattagttaattttttgtaggaaaagtCATCATTAAGTTCTCCAATTAACCACTGTATGTGGTCACTTGGGTAATTATTCTTATTCTCTGTTCTAGAGTGATCAGGGAATTGTGGTTTTGGTTGACATGGACCATTTGGAATAGTGGACCTAATTTGTGTAAAAAGAGATGAATTCTAAAAGGAGATAGATTCTG
It encodes:
- the LOC11424011 gene encoding NAC domain-containing protein 2, whose product is MQGELELPPGFRFHPTDEELVNHYLCRKCAGQSISVPVVKEVDLYKFDPWQLPEMGYHSEKEWYFFSPRDRKYPNGSRPNRAAGSGYWKATGADKPIGKLKPMGIKKALVFYAGKAPKGVKTNWIMHEYRLANVDRSAGKKNNLRLDDWVLCRIYNKKGKIEKFNTSNTPKVQNYYEHEEVEEHEMKPEIQKLGNYQLYMDTSDSVPKLHTDSSSSGGHVVSPDVTCDREVQSEPKWNDLGIQLDDAFDFQLNYLENALSFDIDDDPFGTNQYQMNQLSPLQDMFMYPQKPF